Proteins co-encoded in one Prescottella sp. R16 genomic window:
- a CDS encoding class F sortase, whose translation MRTRGRHRRRPNLFWTLTIALVAVVVLVAGGVLLLREPQQRVAADPRPPGVSESADAPTSPLPEIGQLPPRTLLLGRVGVQAPIGVSTVPGGVLTPPNDVSTVGIWLDGATLDADAGTTLLAGHVNMIGQGNGALFDLALMQPGDVVYTSDDAGSPTAWRVSRVVERAKADGVEESVLDGPTGPRRLAVVTCGGELTYDNGVGDYEDNIYLYADLVE comes from the coding sequence ATGCGGACACGTGGCAGGCATCGGCGGCGGCCGAACCTGTTCTGGACCTTGACGATCGCGCTGGTCGCGGTGGTCGTGCTCGTGGCCGGTGGCGTCCTGCTGCTGCGGGAACCCCAGCAGCGGGTCGCGGCCGACCCGCGTCCTCCCGGGGTGTCCGAGAGCGCCGACGCCCCGACCTCGCCGCTCCCCGAGATCGGGCAGTTGCCGCCTCGCACACTGCTTCTCGGGCGGGTCGGGGTACAGGCCCCGATCGGGGTGTCGACGGTTCCCGGCGGCGTGCTCACCCCACCGAACGACGTGTCGACCGTCGGAATCTGGCTCGACGGCGCCACTCTCGACGCCGACGCGGGCACCACCCTGCTGGCGGGGCACGTCAACATGATCGGCCAGGGCAACGGCGCTCTGTTCGATCTGGCACTCATGCAGCCCGGCGATGTCGTCTACACCTCGGACGACGCCGGCTCACCCACGGCGTGGCGGGTGAGCCGGGTGGTCGAACGGGCCAAGGCCGACGGGGTCGAGGAGAGCGTCCTCGACGGTCCGACCGGCCCGCGCAGGCTCGCCGTCGTCACGTGCGGCGGCGAGCTGACGTACGACAACGGGGTCGGCGACTACGAGGACAACATCTACCTGTACGCCGACCTCGTGGAATAG
- a CDS encoding HdeD family acid-resistance protein, whose translation MNTQEQPTGGVWVADGSGDLEAAGRFLTGLTVVFGLLTVGLGVAMLVWPDATLVVAAVIIAIQVFAFGIVQIVRSFAEVNAPTASRTLTGLSGALAVLLGFLVLRSPLQTLIVITLVIGAWWVFRGVLDLVAGASEVPGNRAAGIVLGLISIVAGAIVLLQPTMSLGVFVVVVAVWMILYGVIVVAAPFLVRRAAA comes from the coding sequence ATGAACACGCAAGAGCAGCCGACCGGTGGCGTATGGGTGGCCGACGGGTCCGGGGACCTCGAGGCCGCAGGCCGATTCCTGACGGGACTGACCGTCGTGTTCGGTCTGCTCACCGTGGGCCTCGGTGTCGCGATGCTGGTATGGCCCGACGCGACCCTCGTGGTCGCCGCGGTGATCATCGCGATCCAGGTGTTCGCGTTCGGCATCGTCCAGATCGTGCGGTCCTTCGCGGAAGTCAACGCGCCCACCGCATCCCGCACCCTGACCGGACTGTCCGGGGCGCTGGCCGTGCTGCTCGGATTCCTGGTCCTGCGCAGCCCGTTGCAGACGCTCATCGTCATCACACTCGTGATCGGCGCGTGGTGGGTGTTCCGCGGGGTGCTCGACCTCGTCGCCGGCGCCAGCGAGGTGCCCGGCAACCGTGCGGCCGGCATCGTCCTGGGCCTGATCAGCATCGTCGCCGGTGCGATCGTGCTGCTGCAGCCGACGATGTCGCTCGGCGTGTTCGTCGTCGTCGTCGCCGTCTGGATGATCCTGTACGGCGTCATCGTCGTCGCCGCACCGTTCCTCGTGCGTCGCGCGGCCGCGTGA
- a CDS encoding biotin--[acetyl-CoA-carboxylase] ligase, whose translation MWTDLNRPPLDADVLRRALVRGGGDPDAFWSSVDIVAETGSTNADLLARPKGPGYPRSVLIAEYQTAGRGRHARPWVSPPRALLTVSAVLDLPGLDLADIGWLPLLVGVAVVDTLRDVAGVDADLKWPNDVLVDGRKLAGILVEVASTTPVPTVVVGVGLNVTLTADERPVPTATSLLLEDAEVTDRSVLARALLRALAARWRAWEAAGWKVDDLAAAYRERCGTLGRLVRAELPGDRELVGIATGIDHEGRIVITPTGMSPVAVSAGDITHLRAV comes from the coding sequence ATGTGGACCGACCTGAACCGCCCGCCCCTCGACGCCGACGTGTTGCGCCGTGCCCTGGTGCGCGGCGGAGGTGACCCGGACGCTTTCTGGTCGAGCGTCGACATCGTGGCCGAGACCGGCTCCACCAATGCCGACCTCCTCGCCCGACCGAAGGGGCCGGGCTACCCGCGCAGCGTCCTGATCGCGGAATACCAGACGGCCGGCCGTGGCCGGCACGCCCGGCCGTGGGTGAGTCCGCCGCGGGCACTGCTCACCGTGTCGGCAGTGCTCGACCTGCCGGGACTGGACCTCGCGGACATCGGCTGGCTGCCACTGCTGGTGGGGGTCGCGGTGGTCGACACCCTGCGCGACGTCGCCGGTGTCGATGCGGATCTCAAGTGGCCCAACGACGTTCTCGTCGACGGCCGCAAACTTGCCGGGATTCTCGTGGAGGTGGCGTCGACGACGCCCGTGCCGACCGTCGTCGTCGGTGTCGGTCTCAACGTGACCCTGACCGCGGACGAACGGCCGGTGCCGACGGCCACGTCGCTGCTGCTCGAGGACGCCGAGGTCACCGACCGCTCGGTGCTGGCCCGCGCTCTGCTGCGAGCCCTGGCCGCACGGTGGCGCGCATGGGAGGCCGCGGGATGGAAGGTCGACGATCTCGCCGCGGCCTATCGGGAGCGGTGCGGCACACTCGGCCGGCTGGTGCGCGCGGAACTCCCGGGAGACCGGGAACTCGTCGGCATCGCGACCGGCATCGATCACGAGGGTCGCATCGTCATCACGCCGACGGGGATGTCACCGGTCGCGGTATCGGCCGGTGACATCACCCATCTGCGTGCCGTCTGA
- a CDS encoding acyl-CoA carboxylase subunit beta, translating to MTSVQEPAAAEAANTPDIHTTAGKLADLRNRQAQAMQPMGEKAVERVHAKGKLTARERIEALLDEGSFVELDALARHRSTNFGLADNRPVGDGVVTGYGTIDGRDVCVFSQDATVFGGSLGEIYGEKIVKVMDLALKTGRPLIGINEGAGARIQEGVVSLGLYGEIFHRNIQASGVIPQISLIMGPAAGGHVYSPALTDFVVMVDEASQMFVTGPDVIKTVTGEDVTMEDLGGARTHMAKSGVAHYVASDEQDALDYVKDLLSYLPSNNQAAAPRMLPTDPIDGSIEDSLTDEDRELDTIIPDSANQPYDMHEVIRRLLDDDEFLEVQAGRAANIVVGFGRIDGRSVGIVANQPMQFAGCLDIDASEKAARFVRTCDAFNVPIVTLVDVPGFLPGTDQEYNGIIRRGAKLLYAYGEATVGKITVITRKAYGGAYDVMGSKHMGADVNLAWPTAQIAVMGASGAVGFVYRKEIKAAEANGENVDALRLELQQQYEDTLVNPYVAAERGYVDAVIPPSHTRGQIVSALRLLERKMVSLPPKKHGNIPL from the coding sequence ATGACCAGTGTTCAGGAGCCGGCCGCGGCGGAGGCGGCGAATACCCCGGATATCCACACCACGGCGGGGAAGCTCGCTGACCTGCGTAACCGCCAGGCGCAGGCAATGCAGCCGATGGGCGAGAAGGCCGTCGAGAGGGTCCATGCCAAGGGCAAGCTGACGGCCCGCGAGCGCATCGAAGCGCTGCTCGACGAGGGCTCGTTCGTGGAACTCGACGCCCTGGCCCGGCACCGGAGCACCAACTTCGGCCTCGCCGACAACCGTCCCGTCGGCGACGGTGTCGTCACCGGCTACGGCACCATCGACGGCCGCGACGTCTGCGTGTTCTCGCAGGACGCCACCGTGTTCGGCGGCAGCCTCGGCGAGATCTACGGTGAGAAGATCGTCAAGGTCATGGACCTGGCGCTCAAGACCGGCCGCCCGTTGATCGGCATCAACGAGGGTGCCGGTGCCCGCATCCAGGAGGGCGTCGTCTCGCTCGGCCTGTACGGCGAGATCTTCCACCGCAACATCCAGGCCTCGGGTGTCATCCCGCAGATCTCTCTGATCATGGGCCCGGCCGCCGGTGGCCACGTGTACTCCCCCGCCCTCACCGACTTCGTCGTCATGGTCGACGAGGCCAGCCAGATGTTCGTCACCGGCCCCGACGTCATCAAGACCGTCACGGGCGAGGACGTCACCATGGAGGATCTGGGCGGCGCCCGGACCCACATGGCCAAGTCGGGTGTCGCGCACTACGTCGCCTCCGACGAGCAGGACGCCCTCGACTACGTCAAGGACCTGCTGTCCTACCTGCCGAGCAACAACCAGGCCGCGGCGCCGCGCATGCTGCCGACGGATCCGATCGACGGCTCGATCGAGGACTCGCTCACCGACGAGGACCGCGAGCTCGACACGATCATCCCGGACTCGGCGAACCAGCCGTACGACATGCACGAGGTCATCCGTCGTCTCCTCGACGACGACGAGTTCCTCGAGGTGCAGGCCGGCCGTGCCGCCAACATCGTCGTCGGCTTCGGCCGCATCGACGGCCGCAGCGTCGGCATCGTCGCGAACCAGCCGATGCAGTTCGCCGGCTGCCTCGACATCGACGCCTCCGAGAAGGCCGCCCGCTTCGTCCGCACGTGCGATGCGTTCAACGTTCCGATCGTCACCCTCGTCGATGTCCCGGGCTTCCTGCCCGGCACCGACCAGGAGTACAACGGCATCATCCGTCGCGGCGCGAAGCTGCTGTACGCGTACGGTGAGGCCACGGTCGGAAAGATCACCGTCATCACCCGCAAGGCGTACGGTGGCGCGTACGACGTCATGGGCTCGAAGCACATGGGCGCGGACGTCAACCTGGCGTGGCCGACCGCGCAGATCGCCGTCATGGGCGCATCCGGCGCTGTGGGCTTCGTCTACCGCAAGGAGATCAAGGCGGCCGAGGCGAACGGCGAGAACGTCGACGCACTGCGCCTGGAGCTGCAGCAGCAGTACGAGGACACCCTGGTGAACCCGTACGTTGCGGCCGAGCGCGGCTACGTCGATGCCGTGATCCCGCCGTCGCACACCCGCGGACAGATCGTCTCCGCTCTGCGTCTGCTCGAGCGCAAGATGGTTTCGCTTCCGCCCAAGAAGCATGGGAACATTCCGCTGTGA
- a CDS encoding acyl-CoA carboxylase subunit epsilon — MTATTREEVLTDAALLDASTLEGAVLADAVAGLEPAGLETAGLEPAATTTPVAPAFSIVKGNPTDEDVAVLVTVLAAASSSAAPAGDGLPPETWGAPTRMHRGHAPFSPYSFGTPVAPRPF; from the coding sequence GTGACAGCCACCACCCGGGAAGAAGTGCTCACCGACGCCGCTCTGCTCGACGCGTCGACGCTCGAAGGAGCCGTGTTGGCGGATGCAGTCGCCGGACTCGAACCGGCCGGGCTCGAAACGGCCGGGCTCGAGCCCGCCGCCACGACGACGCCGGTCGCGCCCGCGTTCAGCATCGTCAAGGGCAATCCGACGGACGAGGATGTCGCGGTCCTGGTGACCGTGCTGGCCGCCGCGTCGAGCTCGGCGGCACCGGCCGGTGACGGCCTGCCGCCCGAGACCTGGGGTGCCCCGACCCGCATGCATCGTGGGCACGCACCGTTCTCGCCGTACTCCTTCGGCACCCCGGTCGCGCCGCGCCCGTTCTGA